A single genomic interval of Gemmatimonadales bacterium harbors:
- a CDS encoding BamA/TamA family outer membrane protein, producing VRGAVWIAALVPSSLMAQADRQPQRTVSGVHFRGNHALAADTLAISIATTGSSWLAGLAPLRFLHLGQRRTFDELEFRRDVVRLQLLYRLHGYFEARVDTVVRRGGQSVSVTFRIQEGPPVIVDTIAIGGADSIVPADRLRHSLPLAVGRPFDRYLFVTSADSLVMAMRNRGYPFAEVYRSYSVDNTTRLARVGYDVVPGPRARVGEIAIAGAQGVSRRTVRRSLAVREGDVSNQDALFDSQRSLYQTDLFRYVSVGVAAESTVAGSDSLVRVQVQVQEGPRTRFRTGVGYGTIDCFRAQATLAQNNFLGGTRRLELAGKVSKLGFAHPTALGSRNVVCPELAKDISGNSRFSDTLNYLASITLTQPALFARRNAISITAFAERRSEFKAFERIGVGGSVSLGFGVGRDLPVTLTYRLAYGRTRAADATFCVFFDRCEQSAITQLSDNRRQAALGVSVLGKRTDNPVDPSRGHVTSLEAAYAGAAIGSQYAFAKIVGEAALYRRLSRDWVAAFRVRAGIVLSGLSTVPGGAIRFVPPEERFYLGGPSSVRGFGRNEMGPVVYVADRADTSLTAGTITYPGLRTSSLGSNAIALANLELRFPSPLLSSRFRLAAFVDAGQLWDQTTGGLIPSGWRATPGLGLRVATPLGPMRFDAAYNGYDRQVGPLYIVNKTAGTLDLEKSNFRGPARGASFLGRLQFHFSVGQAF from the coding sequence TCTTGCACCTCGGCCAGCGTCGCACGTTCGACGAGCTCGAGTTCCGGCGCGACGTGGTGCGGCTCCAGCTCCTCTACCGCCTGCACGGCTACTTCGAGGCGCGGGTGGACACCGTGGTTCGGCGGGGCGGCCAGAGCGTGTCGGTGACCTTCCGGATCCAGGAAGGCCCGCCCGTCATTGTGGACACGATCGCCATCGGCGGCGCGGACAGCATCGTGCCGGCGGACCGGCTCCGGCACTCGCTGCCGCTGGCGGTCGGCCGGCCGTTCGACCGCTACCTCTTCGTGACCTCGGCCGACTCTCTGGTGATGGCGATGCGGAACCGCGGGTACCCGTTCGCCGAGGTGTACCGGAGCTACAGCGTGGACAACACCACCCGGCTCGCGCGGGTGGGCTACGACGTCGTGCCCGGCCCCCGCGCCCGGGTGGGCGAGATCGCCATCGCGGGGGCGCAGGGCGTGAGCCGTCGCACGGTGCGCCGATCGCTCGCCGTGCGGGAGGGCGACGTCTCGAACCAGGACGCGCTCTTCGACTCCCAGCGGAGCCTCTACCAGACCGACCTCTTCCGTTACGTCAGCGTGGGTGTCGCGGCGGAATCCACGGTGGCGGGATCGGACTCCCTGGTGCGAGTCCAGGTGCAGGTGCAGGAGGGGCCGCGCACGCGGTTCCGCACCGGCGTGGGCTACGGCACGATCGACTGCTTCCGGGCCCAGGCCACGTTGGCGCAGAACAACTTCCTGGGCGGCACGCGGCGCCTCGAGCTGGCGGGCAAGGTGTCCAAGCTGGGTTTCGCGCACCCTACGGCATTGGGGAGCCGGAACGTCGTCTGCCCGGAACTGGCGAAGGACATCTCGGGGAACAGCCGTTTCTCCGACACGCTGAACTATCTCGCGTCCATCACGCTGACGCAGCCGGCGCTCTTCGCCCGCCGCAACGCGATCTCGATCACCGCGTTCGCGGAGCGGCGGTCGGAGTTCAAGGCGTTCGAACGGATCGGGGTGGGCGGATCGGTGTCGCTCGGCTTCGGCGTCGGCCGGGACCTGCCCGTCACCCTCACCTACCGCCTCGCGTACGGGCGAACCCGCGCCGCCGACGCCACGTTCTGCGTGTTCTTCGACCGCTGTGAGCAGTCGGCCATCACGCAGCTCTCCGACAACCGACGCCAGGCGGCGCTGGGCGTGTCGGTCCTGGGGAAACGAACCGACAACCCCGTCGATCCGTCGCGCGGGCACGTGACCTCGCTCGAGGCGGCCTATGCGGGAGCCGCGATCGGGTCGCAGTATGCGTTCGCGAAGATCGTCGGCGAGGCCGCCCTGTACCGGCGGCTGTCGCGCGACTGGGTCGCGGCGTTCCGGGTCCGCGCCGGAATCGTGCTATCGGGGCTTTCGACCGTGCCGGGCGGCGCGATCCGCTTCGTGCCGCCGGAGGAGCGCTTTTATCTTGGCGGCCCGTCCTCGGTGCGCGGGTTCGGCCGCAACGAGATGGGGCCGGTGGTCTACGTGGCGGACCGCGCCGACACGAGCTTGACGGCCGGCACGATCACGTACCCCGGGCTCCGGACCTCGTCGCTGGGGAGCAACGCGATCGCGCTGGCTAACCTCGAGCTGCGCTTCCCCTCGCCGCTCCTGTCCAGCCGGTTCCGTCTGGCTGCGTTCGTGGACGCCGGCCAGCTGTGGGACCAGACGACCGGCGGGCTGATCCCCAGCGGGTGGCGCGCGACGCCCGGCCTCGGCCTGCGCGTCGCCACGCCGCTGGGACCCATGCGCTTCGACGCGGCGTACAACGGGTATGACCGCCAGGTTGGACCGCTCTACATCGTGAACAAGACCGCCGGGACGCTCGATCTCGAGAAGTCGAACTTCCGGGGGCCCGCGCGCGGCGCGTCGTTCCTGGGGCGCCTCCAGTTCCATTTCAGCGTGGGCCAGGCCTTCTGA
- a CDS encoding translocation/assembly module TamB domain-containing protein: MRRALLIGGGAAAALALVGAGLVALLLASAPGHAFVRDHAVRALEGSIDGRVTVGSLSGSLWRLVDLSDVTLATPDGRPVIRAARVRVRYGLLELLRRRYVLHRVELIRPTIVLEQAPDGTWNYRRLFRLDRPRRGPAGRRPLVELVDARVMDGTVVLEPKADAHGVRAERQILGVQLDLRRLRVSHPDSTAIVASVSRLALRSTEPRVQVVKADGDVTVDGDSARFDFDHFELASTRGSAAGRVRWGGGRVSYDIALHARRLSFADVAWLDARMPRTGGGRVVLRAHALPGGAAEFDVRELEVTSGRSAVSGTLRVYVGARGGVRIGAMDLALAPLDLDVLRPLVDTLPVRGLVSGRLRGSGTPGDLAVDASLAFTDEAVAGHPTNTIAGRGHLVLGGAEGLIFRGFAVSRSDLDFSTIRRFAPSFSILGRLGATGGLDGPWRDATFRGTLTHSMAALPTSILRGTLRLGLRDTVRVDADLVADSLSFDLLAASYPWIPLKGLVAGPIALHGPVTALEFDAALSGSVGRWGARGTVGGRDSAVTVRAEGTVDSVDLGRHFASAPPTVLSGRWSVDLTVPTADTTQATTGRVRVALDTSRVAGLGVRRARLVLALTPDHFAVDTALLVYEGGDAEVSGALGRAGRPPAQLTFAFRSDTLARFVLLVQWLKSASRDTVGEVALEGRGSATGRLVGTTAEWEADGSLEVESVRYGSFAARLLRMNGGAAYGAQGWGALDLRVAAESLAVHGYAYELVDIVAAGPLDSLGLKVEAGFRLGSSLRAELVLRAESLGVEARLDSLMLALPERTWRLAAPSVIAATRDSLTIDSLELRAEGAGGRVWAAGSLPRAAVGDFALFADGVPLVDAYALAQRDTAGTGGSLSLTVHVAGSAASPMMDMQFALDDGRFGEFRAPRVEVLGRYADRRLWLKAGLWREGVRVVSANGSLPLDLAFTPVASRQLSDSLEIRIRSDSVDLSVVDALTSLVSNVAGQVSADVTIGGTWEEPQLTGTIDVRDGAVTVPAVGARYTDIDARLALGDNRIRVTEARLRSGGTLNVSGEVRFESLTKPVLDLTLKPRGFAAFNIRDFGALTGSGDLRLRGPALGATLSGSLTVDNGFLAFANLVEKRIVNLDDPEFRAIVDSNLALAADLAPPVQSVFLDSLRIEGLTVAMGPDVWLRSHEANIQLSGEFQVAKAVEDGLPRYRLDGTLNAVRGTYRLTLPATSKEFQVTRGTVRFFGTPDLNPELDIAAQHTLRTLQGGQLVVRAIIGGTLLVPRLTLESDQRPPLSETELVSYLLFGRPSADLVQSGSGTRNQVEILKGTVASLAAGELEQTLVGGLGLPLDYLAIRPAGMPGDVLGLGATRVEAGTQIGERTFLILNAGLCEVRRGATSQILGASVEYRLSQRFRFEASIEPLRECRVTGATTLQSSRYQIGVDLFFQPGQR; this comes from the coding sequence ATGCGGCGCGCGCTGCTGATCGGCGGTGGTGCCGCGGCGGCCCTCGCCCTCGTAGGCGCGGGGCTCGTGGCGCTGCTGCTCGCTTCCGCGCCCGGGCATGCCTTCGTACGCGACCACGCGGTGCGCGCCCTGGAGGGGAGCATCGACGGGCGCGTGACGGTCGGGTCGCTGAGCGGCTCGCTCTGGCGTCTCGTGGACCTCTCCGACGTCACCCTCGCGACCCCCGACGGCCGGCCGGTGATCCGCGCGGCACGAGTGCGCGTGCGCTACGGTTTGCTCGAACTCCTGCGGCGCCGGTACGTCCTGCACCGCGTCGAGCTGATCCGGCCCACGATCGTGCTCGAGCAGGCGCCCGATGGCACGTGGAACTACCGGCGGCTGTTCCGCCTCGACCGGCCGCGGCGGGGCCCCGCCGGCCGCCGTCCGCTCGTCGAGCTGGTGGACGCGCGCGTGATGGATGGCACGGTGGTGCTCGAGCCGAAGGCGGATGCGCATGGTGTCCGGGCCGAACGGCAAATCCTCGGCGTCCAGCTCGACCTGCGCCGGCTGCGCGTATCGCACCCCGACTCCACGGCGATCGTGGCGTCGGTGAGCCGGTTGGCGCTGCGGTCCACCGAACCGCGGGTCCAGGTCGTCAAGGCGGATGGTGACGTGACCGTGGACGGCGACAGCGCGCGCTTCGACTTCGATCACTTCGAGCTGGCGAGCACCCGCGGCTCCGCGGCGGGCCGAGTGCGGTGGGGCGGCGGGCGGGTGAGCTACGATATCGCGCTGCACGCGCGCCGGCTGAGCTTCGCCGACGTGGCATGGCTCGATGCGCGGATGCCGCGCACCGGCGGGGGCAGGGTCGTGCTGCGCGCGCACGCGCTCCCGGGCGGCGCGGCGGAGTTCGACGTTCGCGAGCTGGAGGTTACGAGCGGGCGCAGCGCGGTGTCGGGGACGCTGCGCGTGTACGTTGGCGCGCGGGGCGGCGTCCGGATCGGCGCGATGGACCTGGCCCTCGCGCCGCTCGACCTCGACGTCCTCCGGCCGCTGGTGGACACGCTGCCGGTGCGCGGCCTGGTCAGCGGCCGGCTCCGCGGCTCGGGCACGCCGGGCGACCTCGCCGTGGACGCGAGCCTGGCGTTCACCGACGAGGCCGTGGCCGGCCATCCCACTAACACCATCGCCGGCCGGGGGCACCTCGTGCTGGGCGGCGCGGAGGGCCTGATCTTCCGCGGGTTCGCGGTGTCGCGCAGCGACCTGGACTTCAGCACGATCCGGCGCTTCGCGCCCTCGTTCTCGATACTCGGGCGCCTGGGCGCCACGGGCGGACTCGACGGTCCGTGGAGGGACGCTACGTTCCGCGGCACGCTCACGCATTCGATGGCCGCGCTGCCGACGTCGATCCTGCGGGGCACCCTTCGCCTGGGGTTGCGGGACACGGTGCGGGTGGACGCGGACCTCGTCGCCGACTCGCTTTCCTTCGATCTGCTCGCGGCCTCGTACCCGTGGATCCCGCTCAAGGGTCTGGTGGCCGGGCCGATCGCGCTACACGGGCCGGTGACCGCGCTCGAGTTCGACGCCGCGCTCTCGGGTTCCGTCGGCCGATGGGGGGCGCGGGGCACCGTGGGAGGGCGCGACTCGGCCGTCACGGTGCGTGCCGAGGGCACGGTGGACTCGGTGGACCTCGGGCGGCACTTCGCCTCGGCGCCGCCGACGGTGCTGTCGGGGCGGTGGTCGGTGGACCTCACGGTGCCGACGGCGGACACGACCCAGGCGACGACCGGGCGCGTGCGCGTGGCGCTCGACACGAGCCGGGTGGCCGGCCTTGGGGTGCGGCGCGCCCGGCTGGTCCTGGCGCTGACGCCGGACCACTTCGCCGTGGACACGGCGTTGCTGGTGTACGAAGGGGGCGACGCCGAGGTGTCGGGCGCGCTCGGGCGCGCGGGCCGCCCGCCGGCGCAGCTCACCTTCGCGTTCCGCTCGGACACGCTCGCGCGGTTCGTGCTGCTGGTGCAGTGGCTCAAGAGCGCGTCGCGCGATACGGTGGGCGAGGTGGCGCTCGAGGGGCGCGGTAGCGCGACGGGGCGGCTGGTCGGCACCACGGCCGAGTGGGAGGCCGACGGCTCGCTTGAGGTCGAGAGCGTGCGGTACGGCTCGTTCGCGGCGCGTCTGCTCCGGATGAACGGCGGCGCGGCGTACGGGGCGCAGGGCTGGGGCGCGCTCGATCTGCGCGTGGCGGCGGAGTCGCTTGCGGTCCATGGCTACGCCTACGAGTTGGTCGACATCGTGGCCGCGGGGCCGCTGGACAGTCTCGGCCTCAAGGTCGAGGCGGGCTTCCGGCTGGGCTCGTCCCTGCGCGCGGAGCTCGTGCTGCGCGCGGAATCGCTCGGCGTCGAGGCGCGGCTGGACTCGCTGATGCTCGCCCTGCCAGAGCGGACCTGGCGGCTCGCGGCGCCTTCGGTCATCGCCGCGACGAGGGACTCTCTCACCATCGATTCACTGGAGCTGCGGGCGGAGGGGGCCGGCGGCCGGGTGTGGGCTGCGGGGAGCCTTCCCCGCGCCGCCGTCGGCGATTTCGCCCTCTTCGCCGACGGCGTGCCGCTGGTGGACGCGTATGCGCTCGCCCAGCGCGACACGGCCGGCACGGGCGGCAGCCTCTCGCTCACGGTCCACGTGGCGGGATCGGCCGCGAGCCCCATGATGGACATGCAGTTCGCGCTCGACGACGGCCGCTTCGGAGAGTTCCGGGCTCCGCGGGTCGAGGTGCTCGGCCGCTACGCGGACCGGCGGCTGTGGCTCAAGGCCGGCCTCTGGCGCGAGGGAGTGAGGGTGGTCAGCGCCAACGGGTCGCTCCCGCTGGACCTAGCCTTCACCCCGGTCGCGAGCCGGCAGCTCTCTGACTCGCTCGAGATCCGCATCCGTTCCGACTCGGTGGACCTCTCCGTGGTGGACGCTCTCACCTCGCTCGTTTCCAACGTGGCCGGGCAGGTATCGGCGGACGTGACGATCGGCGGGACATGGGAGGAGCCTCAGCTCACCGGCACGATCGACGTGCGCGACGGCGCTGTCACCGTGCCTGCCGTCGGCGCGCGGTACACCGACATTGACGCCAGGCTCGCGCTCGGCGACAACCGGATCCGGGTGACCGAGGCGCGGCTTCGCAGCGGCGGCACGCTGAACGTCTCCGGCGAGGTGCGCTTCGAGTCGCTGACCAAGCCGGTGCTCGACCTCACCCTCAAGCCGCGCGGGTTCGCGGCGTTCAACATCCGCGACTTCGGCGCCTTGACCGGGAGCGGCGATCTCCGGCTGCGCGGTCCCGCGCTCGGCGCGACGCTGAGCGGCAGCCTCACGGTGGACAACGGCTTCCTCGCCTTCGCAAACCTGGTCGAGAAGCGGATCGTGAACCTCGACGACCCGGAGTTCCGGGCGATCGTGGACTCCAACCTGGCGCTCGCCGCGGACCTCGCGCCGCCGGTGCAGAGCGTCTTCCTCGACAGCCTGCGCATCGAGGGCCTCACCGTGGCGATGGGGCCGGACGTGTGGCTGCGCTCGCACGAGGCCAACATCCAGCTCTCGGGCGAGTTCCAGGTCGCCAAGGCCGTGGAGGACGGGCTCCCACGCTACCGGCTGGACGGCACGCTGAACGCGGTGCGCGGCACCTACCGGCTCACACTCCCCGCCACCTCCAAGGAGTTCCAGGTGACCCGCGGCACGGTGCGGTTCTTCGGGACGCCGGACCTCAACCCCGAGCTGGACATCGCGGCGCAGCACACCCTGCGCACGTTGCAGGGCGGACAGCTCGTGGTCCGGGCGATCATCGGCGGGACGCTCCTGGTGCCGCGGCTCACGCTGGAGAGCGACCAGCGGCCGCCGCTTTCCGAAACCGAGCTGGTGTCGTATCTGTTGTTCGGCCGCCCCTCGGCCGACCTGGTGCAATCGGGGTCGGGCACCCGCAACCAGGTGGAGATCCTCAAGGGCACGGTGGCGAGCCTCGCCGCCGGCGAGCTGGAGCAGACGCTGGTGGGCGGCTTGGGGCTGCCACTCGACTACCTGGCCATCCGCCCTGCGGGGATGCCGGGCGACGTGCTCGGCCTGGGCGCGACCCGCGTCGAGGCCGGTACGCAGATCGGCGAGCGGACGTTCCTCATCCTCAATGCGGGCCTCTGCGAGGTGCGGCGCGGCGCCACGTCGCAGATCCTGGGCGCGAGCGTCGAATACCGGCTCTCCCAGCGGTTCAGGTTCGAGGCCAGCATCGAGCCGTTGCGGGAGTGCCGGGTGACCGGCGCCACGACACTGCAGTCATCCCGATACCAGATCGGAGTGGACCTCTTCTTCCAGCCGGGCCAGCGTTGA
- a CDS encoding diacylglycerol kinase family lipid kinase: MTRAVIITNPAAGRSAEADLALVRRRLTEVGVVVDVATTGGRGDAERLAREAVSDGAELLIAHGGDGTVMEVAGVLVGTERPIGILPAGTGNLLAGNLGMRRSAQAAVDVILAGKTRAIDVGRMESTTGARYFAVAAGVGFDAQLMHQTAQHHKRTFGVGAYVATAVGLATAITRATVRIETDQTVFEGQAAIVLVANCRDLITGVFQLHPAIEPDDGFLDVAVLDAATLPGAARVAWRLFTRRPQSDPGITFLRARTVRVVADPVLPAQADGDAAGHSPIAIEILPRALRVLAPTHD; this comes from the coding sequence TTGACGCGAGCGGTCATCATCACCAACCCGGCCGCGGGGCGCTCGGCGGAGGCGGACCTCGCGCTCGTCCGGCGCCGGCTCACTGAGGTCGGCGTAGTGGTGGACGTCGCGACGACCGGCGGACGTGGTGACGCCGAGCGCCTGGCGCGCGAGGCCGTGTCCGACGGCGCCGAATTGCTGATCGCGCACGGCGGCGACGGCACGGTGATGGAGGTCGCCGGCGTGCTGGTGGGTACGGAGCGGCCGATCGGAATCCTGCCCGCGGGGACCGGCAACCTGCTGGCGGGGAACCTGGGCATGCGCCGATCCGCCCAGGCGGCGGTGGACGTGATCCTCGCGGGGAAGACGCGCGCCATTGACGTCGGCAGGATGGAGAGCACGACCGGCGCGCGGTACTTCGCGGTCGCCGCGGGCGTGGGCTTCGACGCCCAGCTGATGCACCAGACGGCACAGCACCATAAGCGTACCTTCGGCGTCGGCGCGTACGTGGCGACCGCGGTAGGTCTCGCCACCGCGATCACGCGCGCCACGGTCCGCATTGAGACGGACCAGACGGTATTCGAGGGGCAGGCGGCCATCGTGCTGGTCGCGAACTGCCGCGACCTGATCACGGGCGTGTTCCAGCTCCATCCCGCCATCGAGCCGGACGACGGTTTCCTGGACGTGGCCGTGCTCGACGCGGCTACCCTGCCCGGCGCCGCGCGGGTCGCGTGGCGGCTGTTCACGCGGCGTCCGCAGTCGGACCCCGGCATCACGTTCCTCAGGGCACGGACGGTGCGCGTCGTGGCCGACCCGGTTCTCCCCGCGCAGGCCGACGGGGACGCCGCGGGCCATTCGCCGATCGCGATCGAGATCCTTCCGCGCGCGCTCAGGGTGCTCGCCCCGACCCATGACTGA
- a CDS encoding response regulator, whose translation MTTPLATKRVLVVDDERAIAAAVVRRLERAGASCVMAHSGTEGLEQMTAERFDLVITDVAMPGKTGFDLLDEAQKLAEPPAVIVLVSPGDGAGVSEALRRGADACVMKPLDAEQVAHEASLALELRGMRQVVQAIGVTRAAGPVLVVLGEIVNAFEKADPYRAGYSNRTGRVAVAIAVPLGLDPDRLALAARVHDVGMLAVPITEQHAEGPPTRTAHHLIRVHPTLGARWIERLGADRSVVSAVAAHHERVDGGGYPGGLAGDDIPPLARALGTAAAIAAMCAARPWRARREADAVITELVQGRETQFGAAEVDVAVDVLRRTPTLLA comes from the coding sequence ATGACCACTCCGCTGGCCACGAAACGGGTCTTGGTGGTGGATGACGAGCGGGCGATCGCCGCGGCGGTGGTTCGCCGCCTCGAGCGCGCGGGCGCGTCGTGCGTCATGGCGCATTCGGGGACGGAAGGGCTCGAGCAGATGACCGCCGAGCGGTTCGACCTCGTGATCACCGACGTCGCGATGCCCGGCAAGACCGGGTTCGATCTCCTCGACGAGGCGCAGAAGCTGGCCGAGCCGCCGGCGGTCATCGTGCTCGTGTCGCCCGGGGACGGGGCGGGTGTGTCGGAGGCGCTGAGGCGCGGCGCCGACGCCTGCGTGATGAAGCCGCTCGACGCCGAGCAGGTGGCTCACGAGGCGTCGCTGGCCTTGGAGCTGCGCGGCATGCGGCAGGTGGTGCAGGCGATCGGCGTGACGCGCGCCGCGGGACCGGTGCTGGTGGTCCTGGGCGAGATCGTGAACGCGTTCGAGAAGGCGGACCCCTACCGGGCCGGATACTCGAACCGCACCGGGCGGGTGGCCGTTGCTATCGCGGTGCCGCTCGGTCTCGACCCCGACCGGCTGGCCCTCGCCGCGCGCGTGCACGATGTGGGCATGCTCGCCGTACCCATCACCGAGCAGCACGCGGAGGGCCCGCCGACCCGCACCGCTCACCACCTCATCCGGGTGCACCCGACGCTCGGCGCGCGGTGGATCGAGCGCCTGGGTGCGGACCGCTCCGTGGTGTCGGCCGTGGCGGCGCACCACGAGCGCGTGGACGGGGGCGGCTACCCCGGCGGCCTGGCTGGGGACGACATCCCGCCCCTGGCGCGCGCTCTCGGCACCGCGGCGGCGATCGCCGCGATGTGCGCGGCCCGACCCTGGCGCGCGCGCCGCGAGGCCGACGCCGTGATCACCGAGCTGGTCCAGGGCCGCGAGACGCAGTTCGGCGCCGCCGAGGTGGACGTCGCGGTAGATGTCCTCCGGCGCACCCCCACCCTCCTCGCCTGA
- a CDS encoding sigma 54-interacting transcriptional regulator, whose protein sequence is MQPKLLQALETKTFRRLGGTREIQVDVRLIAATNRDIEEAVKSGRFREDLFYRLNVLPLQPRGGRARHLARDAHQQDQDVRTGPLR, encoded by the coding sequence TTGCAGCCCAAGCTGCTGCAGGCGCTGGAGACCAAGACCTTCCGCCGGCTGGGCGGCACCCGCGAGATCCAGGTGGACGTGCGGCTGATCGCCGCGACCAATCGCGACATCGAAGAGGCGGTAAAGAGCGGACGGTTCCGCGAAGACCTGTTCTACCGGCTCAACGTGCTGCCGCTGCAACCGCGCGGCGGAAGAGCTCGGCATCTCGCGCGCGACGCTCATCAACAAGATCAAGACGTACGCACTGGACCTCTGAGGTGA
- a CDS encoding response regulator, with protein MADASAPLTVLIVDDDEAVRRVLHQFLTKSGYQALEASNGRAALDQLEAHRVAAVVCDIIMPGMTGIELVPIAIERDPDLAIIMLTGVDNPQSAIQCLKNGAADYLIKPVDLEELAHALQYALRKRELEIERRSLEEWLTREVALRTRDLEEQKRQIEALSVTVLTALVEALEKPGPGGRTHSVRVANLSSQLASQLGIDSDEIEPIRIAARLHDIGQLALREDVLRETSQRTKELVGAPEGPELAARILQPLSGHAGVIAIVRRQHERWDGRGKPDGLKGDAIPLGARIIAAANLYDELTATVEEEKALSPAQAMENLRGLAGMLLDPRVLKALEQVVGERR; from the coding sequence GTGGCCGACGCCTCCGCACCGCTGACCGTTCTCATCGTGGATGACGACGAAGCGGTGCGCCGCGTACTCCACCAGTTCCTCACCAAGTCCGGATACCAGGCGCTCGAGGCATCGAACGGGCGGGCGGCACTCGACCAGCTCGAGGCTCACCGCGTGGCCGCGGTGGTGTGCGACATCATCATGCCCGGCATGACCGGCATCGAGCTCGTGCCCATCGCCATCGAACGGGACCCCGACCTGGCCATCATCATGCTGACGGGCGTGGACAACCCGCAGTCGGCCATCCAGTGCCTGAAGAACGGCGCCGCGGACTACCTGATCAAGCCGGTGGACCTGGAGGAGCTGGCCCACGCCCTTCAGTACGCGCTCCGCAAGCGCGAGCTGGAGATCGAGCGGCGTTCCCTCGAGGAGTGGCTGACCCGCGAGGTGGCGCTCCGGACGCGCGACCTCGAGGAGCAGAAGCGGCAGATCGAGGCACTCTCGGTCACCGTGCTCACCGCCCTGGTGGAGGCCCTCGAGAAGCCGGGGCCCGGCGGCCGCACCCATTCGGTGCGCGTCGCCAACCTCTCGTCGCAACTCGCTTCACAGTTGGGCATCGATTCGGACGAGATCGAGCCGATCCGCATCGCAGCGCGCCTTCACGACATCGGCCAGCTCGCGCTGCGCGAGGACGTGCTCCGCGAGACCAGCCAGCGCACCAAAGAGCTGGTCGGCGCGCCGGAAGGCCCCGAGCTCGCGGCGCGCATCCTCCAGCCGCTCAGCGGGCACGCCGGGGTCATCGCGATCGTGCGGCGCCAGCACGAACGCTGGGACGGGCGCGGGAAGCCGGACGGCCTCAAGGGGGACGCGATCCCGCTGGGGGCGCGGATCATCGCGGCCGCCAACCTCTACGACGAACTGACCGCGACCGTGGAAGAGGAGAAGGCCCTGAGCCCGGCCCAGGCCATGGAGAACCTGCGCGGGCTCGCCGGGATGCTCCTGGACCCCAGGGTGCTCAAGGCCCTCGAGCAGGTGGTGGGGGAGCGCCGCTAG
- a CDS encoding P1 family peptidase: MPPSLTDVTGILVGHATDESGGTGCTVVLAPESGMPCTALVRGRATGTREIDACRPESLAGRVDAIVLTGGAAYGLAAADGVARWLEAHQRGFSVGPGLVPIVPAAVIFDLLPFGRFDARPTPQMGGTACETASKVVAEGSVGAGTGATVGKALGPMSAMKGGVGTWSVRYGEVVVGAIAVVNAFGDVTDSAGKIIAGARSDDGGFVGTAAYLARGGLTRGALSPPHRISHHNTTLVVVATNASLNRLELRGVAQAAVDGMARRIMPVGSTFDGDIVFACSAGTVQALPIQVEQMAREATEMAVERGVRLAKGRDGVPGLSD; encoded by the coding sequence ATGCCGCCTTCGCTTACCGACGTCACCGGCATCCTCGTTGGTCACGCTACCGACGAGAGCGGAGGCACGGGCTGTACCGTCGTCCTCGCGCCGGAATCCGGCATGCCGTGCACCGCGCTAGTGCGGGGCCGCGCCACCGGCACCCGCGAGATAGACGCCTGCCGCCCCGAGTCGCTCGCCGGCCGGGTGGACGCGATCGTCCTCACCGGCGGCGCAGCGTACGGTCTGGCCGCGGCCGACGGCGTGGCGCGCTGGCTGGAGGCGCACCAGCGCGGCTTTTCCGTCGGGCCGGGGCTCGTCCCCATCGTCCCCGCCGCGGTCATCTTCGACCTCCTCCCTTTTGGACGCTTCGACGCCCGGCCGACGCCCCAGATGGGCGGGACCGCGTGCGAGACGGCATCCAAGGTCGTGGCCGAAGGGTCCGTCGGCGCGGGAACCGGCGCGACCGTAGGAAAGGCGCTCGGCCCCATGAGCGCGATGAAGGGCGGCGTGGGCACCTGGTCGGTGCGTTACGGGGAAGTCGTGGTGGGCGCGATCGCCGTCGTCAACGCCTTCGGCGACGTGACCGACTCAGCGGGCAAGATCATCGCGGGGGCGCGCTCGGACGACGGCGGGTTCGTCGGCACCGCCGCCTACCTCGCCAGGGGCGGGCTCACCCGCGGCGCGCTCTCGCCGCCGCACCGGATCTCGCACCACAACACCACGCTGGTCGTGGTCGCCACCAACGCGTCGCTCAACCGCCTGGAGCTGCGCGGCGTCGCGCAGGCCGCGGTCGACGGCATGGCCCGGCGCATCATGCCGGTCGGCAGCACCTTCGACGGCGACATCGTCTTCGCCTGTTCCGCCGGAACCGTCCAGGCACTCCCGATACAGGTCGAGCAGATGGCGCGCGAGGCCACGGAGATGGCCGTCGAGCGTGGGGTGCGGCTCGCCAAGGGCCGCGACGGCGTCCCGGGACTGTCGGATTGA